One region of Candidatus Bathyarchaeia archaeon genomic DNA includes:
- a CDS encoding Ni/Fe hydrogenase subunit alpha: MTKELVIQPITRIEGDGKVVIQLDDNGNVLDARMHVMELRGFEMFCIGRPVEELPVITTRICGVCPWAHHIASAKATDGVFGVTPPPAGRKLRELAYLGDKTMDFILHFYILSGPDFVMGPDADYTTRNVLGIIKANPDLAKKVIHHHHLAHQMVEMISGRRIHPVAAVPGGWTKPLKPEERDKALPMAKEILDFALFTMKLAKENIFPKYLDLVKSLAVIKTGFLGLVTPEGTHSFTEGNLRMMQPDGSHEDYAPENYLDVIAEHVEPWTYLKFPYYKKAGKLVMDPDNPVGVYRVNTLARINVSDRMATPLAQKELDEFRKLFGRPAQQTLLYHWARLIELVECAERTVNLLEDPEITDENTRVPVKPRAGRGIGVVEASRGTLIHDYETDENGIVKDCNLIVATGQNNAAINMSITKAAKDLIKGGKYDQGILNRIEMVIRPYDPCLSCATHDMSGRVPLRLDIVDADGRVIDTLVNH, translated from the coding sequence ATGACAAAAGAATTAGTTATTCAACCCATAACCCGAATCGAAGGCGACGGCAAAGTCGTCATTCAACTCGACGACAACGGAAATGTCCTCGACGCTCGAATGCACGTGATGGAGCTGCGAGGATTTGAAATGTTCTGCATTGGTCGACCAGTGGAAGAACTGCCGGTCATCACAACTCGAATCTGCGGAGTTTGCCCTTGGGCGCATCACATAGCTTCAGCAAAGGCTACAGACGGAGTATTTGGCGTAACCCCGCCGCCGGCTGGAAGAAAACTGCGTGAACTAGCGTACCTTGGCGACAAGACTATGGACTTCATCTTACACTTCTACATCCTTTCAGGACCAGACTTCGTTATGGGTCCAGACGCAGACTACACAACGCGAAATGTCCTAGGAATCATAAAAGCGAATCCAGACTTGGCAAAGAAGGTGATCCATCATCATCACTTGGCACATCAGATGGTCGAGATGATAAGTGGCAGAAGAATACACCCTGTCGCTGCTGTGCCAGGCGGCTGGACAAAACCACTGAAACCCGAGGAGAGAGACAAAGCGCTTCCAATGGCTAAGGAAATACTCGACTTTGCATTGTTTACCATGAAGTTGGCAAAGGAGAATATATTTCCGAAATATCTGGACTTGGTCAAGAGTCTGGCGGTCATCAAAACTGGATTCTTGGGACTCGTCACACCCGAGGGAACGCATTCTTTCACCGAAGGCAACTTAAGGATGATGCAGCCCGACGGCTCGCATGAAGATTATGCGCCAGAAAACTATCTAGATGTCATAGCTGAGCACGTGGAGCCTTGGACCTACCTGAAATTCCCATACTACAAGAAAGCTGGCAAGCTTGTCATGGATCCAGACAACCCTGTTGGAGTGTACAGAGTCAACACGTTGGCGAGAATTAACGTCAGCGACAGAATGGCTACACCGTTGGCGCAGAAAGAACTTGACGAATTCAGAAAACTGTTTGGCAGACCCGCGCAGCAAACGCTGCTGTACCACTGGGCAAGACTGATTGAGTTGGTTGAATGCGCCGAAAGAACTGTTAACCTTCTCGAAGACCCTGAAATCACGGATGAGAACACAAGGGTTCCAGTCAAGCCGAGGGCAGGTCGCGGCATAGGCGTAGTTGAAGCCTCACGCGGCACATTGATCCACGACTATGAGACTGATGAAAACGGCATCGTGAAAGACTGCAACCTAATCGTGGCAACGGGTCAAAACAACGCTGCAATCAACATGTCGATCACGAAGGCGGCAAAAGATCTCATCAAAGGCGGAAAATACGACCAAGGCATACTTAACAGAATTGAGATGGTGATTCGACCCTACGACCCGTGCCTAAGTTGCGCCACCCACGACATGTCAGGCAGAGTGCCACTTCGATTAGACATAGTAGACGCAGACGGAAGAGTCATAGACACGCTGGTTAACCATTAA
- a CDS encoding methyl viologen-reducing hydrogenase, whose product MTVKVLEEWLNMCGGCECSILDVGEALLDVLPKLEFVHMPVLMDHKYYGQTGEGQKLELPQADIGIITGGVRTEEHKEVAKEIRNRCKTVIAYGSCACFGGLPALANMYTKDEVFNKVYKTTRSTEPGEFPTAKITPWTDRVYAVDEVIKVDLMIPGCAPSPDVFVDAVTALLTGQPFKLSEKAVCEDCPLKREKKAIATIKRPLESPPSRERCLLEQGYLCLGPATRTGCGGHEKVPRCIAGMFPCRGCMGPLKFGANQMVDMMGALATIGLDVKVIPDRLATFNRFVGGHNVLRPRKV is encoded by the coding sequence ATGACTGTGAAAGTCTTAGAAGAATGGCTCAACATGTGCGGAGGATGCGAATGCAGCATACTCGACGTGGGCGAAGCTCTCTTAGACGTACTGCCGAAACTCGAGTTTGTTCACATGCCCGTTCTTATGGACCACAAATACTATGGTCAAACCGGTGAGGGCCAAAAACTTGAGCTTCCACAAGCTGACATTGGAATAATCACAGGCGGCGTCAGAACTGAAGAACACAAAGAAGTTGCTAAAGAGATTAGAAACAGGTGTAAAACAGTCATAGCCTACGGCTCATGTGCTTGTTTCGGGGGACTGCCAGCCCTCGCCAACATGTACACCAAAGATGAAGTGTTCAACAAAGTCTACAAAACCACGAGAAGCACCGAACCCGGAGAATTTCCAACAGCCAAAATCACACCATGGACCGACCGAGTGTACGCTGTGGATGAGGTGATAAAAGTCGACCTCATGATACCTGGATGCGCGCCTTCTCCAGACGTTTTCGTTGATGCCGTGACTGCGCTGTTGACAGGCCAACCGTTCAAACTCTCGGAGAAGGCGGTTTGCGAGGACTGTCCTTTGAAGCGTGAGAAAAAGGCTATTGCAACTATTAAGCGTCCTTTGGAATCTCCGCCGAGCAGAGAACGATGTCTGTTGGAGCAGGGTTATCTGTGCCTTGGACCCGCCACGAGAACAGGCTGTGGAGGTCACGAGAAAGTTCCACGTTGCATTGCCGGCATGTTTCCATGTCGAGGGTGCATGGGACCATTAAAATTCGGTGCAAACCAAATGGTAGACATGATGGGTGCGTTGGCAACCATTGGCTTGGATGTCAAAGTCATACCTGACCGCCTAGCAACCTTCAATCGATTCGTCGGAGGACACAACGTTCTAAGACCACGCAAAGTGTGA
- a CDS encoding Lrp/AsnC ligand binding domain-containing protein: MVSAYIMMKMQVGMDDQVIEEIKKLEQIEVADATYGSYDLVIKVKFRTIEELDRFIFEKIRRVKGITETSSMIVAKEIF, from the coding sequence TTGGTTTCAGCGTACATAATGATGAAGATGCAGGTTGGAATGGACGACCAAGTGATAGAAGAAATAAAAAAGCTGGAACAGATCGAAGTCGCTGACGCCACTTACGGGTCATATGACCTCGTAATCAAAGTTAAATTCAGAACCATTGAAGAACTTGACAGATTCATTTTTGAAAAAATAAGAAGGGTCAAAGGAATAACAGAAACTTCAAGCATGATAGTAGCAAAGGAAATATTCTAA
- a CDS encoding response regulator, which translates to MPESKSSILIVEDDASIRATLSAILQYKGYNTDTAETGREAMQKSKTNFYNIALLDIKLPDMEGTKLLTLIHEDLPKMVKIIITGYPSLENAAEALNKGANAYIIKPVDPEKLLALIEEKLEEQSHDEKMTEEKVTEWIKTRARKLEDADLKPLV; encoded by the coding sequence TTGCCAGAGAGTAAGTCTAGCATCCTTATAGTGGAAGACGACGCAAGCATACGTGCAACCCTAAGCGCCATTCTGCAGTACAAGGGTTACAACACCGACACAGCCGAAACTGGACGAGAAGCGATGCAGAAGTCAAAAACCAATTTCTACAACATTGCGCTCTTAGACATCAAACTACCAGATATGGAAGGCACAAAACTGCTCACCCTGATACACGAGGACCTGCCAAAAATGGTAAAAATCATTATCACCGGGTATCCCTCACTCGAAAATGCAGCTGAAGCCCTAAACAAAGGAGCAAACGCCTACATCATAAAACCAGTCGACCCAGAAAAACTCCTAGCCCTCATTGAAGAGAAACTAGAAGAACAAAGTCACGACGAGAAGATGACAGAAGAAAAAGTGACAGAATGGATCAAGACACGGGCACGCAAACTTGAAGACGCTGATCTGAAACCGCTGGTGTAA